The following proteins are encoded in a genomic region of Sesamum indicum cultivar Zhongzhi No. 13 linkage group LG8, S_indicum_v1.0, whole genome shotgun sequence:
- the LOC105168289 gene encoding L-tryptophan--pyruvate aminotransferase 1, with the protein MCGTDGQVLVIKPSKPSSVSPAPDEPTDHHPSDTIINLDHGDPTMYESYWKVVGQKYTSITIPGFQSLSYFANKKNLCWFLEPKLEEEIKRLHKMVGNAIVENRHIVVGTGSSQLILAALYALSDPLNEPNPISVVSAAPYYSSYPEMTDFLRSGLFKWSGDARCFNKEGPYIEMVTYPNNPDGVIREPVVNRANGMLVHDLAYYWPQYTAITSPADHDIILFTVSKCTGHAGSRIGWALVRNENIARKMVKFIEVNTIGVSKEAQLRAANILETISLSCQRHKPRDLENFFECSQRLMAERWKKLREAVDNNELFYVPKFPIQFCNFTRDFTETYPAFAWLKCKEGMDCEKLLRGHKILTRSGRRFGSGAEYVRISMLSRDEEFDLFLQRLSAVGGDNN; encoded by the exons TGGTGATCCAACAATGTACGAGTCTTACTGGAAAGTGGTTGGGCAGAAGTACACCAGTATCACTATCCCTGGATTTCAGTCTCTCAGTTACTTTGCCAACAAAAAGAACTTGTGCTGGTTTCTGGAGCCCAAACTTGAGGAAGAAATAAAGAGGCTGCACAAAATGGTTGGCAATGCAATAGTCGAAAACCGGCACATTGTTGTGGGAACAGGATCAAGTCAGCTGATTCTTGCTGCATTATATGCTCTTTCTGATCCTCTTAACGAACCGAATCCAATCAGCGTTGTGTCGGCCGCTCCCTACTACTCG TCATACCCTGAGATGACGGACTTTTTGCGGTCGGGACTGTTCAAATGGTCGGGCGATGCCCGGTGCTTCAACAAAGAAGGACCATACATCGAGATGGTGACATATCCAAACAACCCCGACGGTGTTATCAGAGAACCTGTCGTTAATCGAGCTAATGGGATGCTTGTTCATGACCTTGCCTATTACTGGCCGCAATACACAGCCATTACTTCCCCTGCAGATCATGACATTATCCTGTTCACTGTTTCCAAGTGCACGGGGCACGCTGGATCAAGAATTGG ATGGGCACTCGTCAGAAACGAAAACATAGCTCGAAAGATGGTGAAATTCATAGAGGTCAACACAATTGGAGTTTCCAAAGAAGCACAGCTGAGAGCTGCCAACATCCTGGAAACCATTTCTCTTAGCTGCCAACGACATAAGCCCCGTGACCTGGAGAATTTCTTCGAATGCAGCCAACGCCTCATGGCCGAAAGGTGGAAGAAACTGAGAGAAGCTGTCGATAACAACGAGCTATTTTACGTCCCCAAGTTTCCAATTCAGTTCTGCAATTTCACTCGGGACTTCACCGAAACATATCCTG CATTTGCATGGCTGAAATGCAAAGAGGGAATGGACTGTGAGAAGCTGCTTAGAGGCCACAAGATTCTGACAAGAAGTGGGAGGAGATTTGGAAGTGGAGCTGAGTATGTAAGAATAAGCATGCTGAGTAGGGATGAGGAGTTTGATCTCTTTCTCCAGAGGTTATCAGCTGTTGGTGGAGATAATAACTAA